The window AGTACGCCTAAGGAAACAGCTTTACTGTGgcatttctggaaaagaagTATGATAGGTTTTACACTAATGTTTTGAAATGGACTTGCATGCCTTCAGCTCTGTGTCCCCAAACTGCAAGGACAGGAGTAAAGTCCAATGTAGTCATGTTCATTACCTGAAGAAGGCTAAAGTCAGGGCAAAACTACTTATTTTGGAAATGATGTCTAGATTAAATCTACCTGCTTGTAAACTATTACCTGCTTCTCTTCAGGGTCTGTATGATgtggaagatgatgatgaaagTGTCTCTCCCCTTACTAGCAAACAGATGAAAATCACCACCACAAACAGTTTCCTGCACAACGCGGTAAGGGATTATCTGAATAGTCCCCACCACGCCATGCTCACATTGGGTGGACACACAGGCTGCGACTTTACAGGGCTTATGTTCTGTTAACGTATGTAAACGATGCTTTCTCCTGAAATGTTTGCTCTTCATCCCACCCTTCCCTTTGTGCCAGTGCTTCTAGTGTTATTTTTGGGACAGAGCCCCTTTTAGGCTAACTATGGTTTTATAGgccttttgcagccagagtGTATGCTTTCTCCCTTCCTGGCAGGTTGCTGCATTTAGCTCTTGACTTTCTTCTTGTTGGGGAAGTGCTTTGAACCTATCTCGTTATTGTTTGAGTAAGCAAGCAAGGGAAGCTTTCTGCTACTTCTAGAGACTGGACATCAAAGCAGGAAGTCTCTTGCCGTGCAAAATCTTAGTTGACAGCTTGTTGGGGAGTACTGATGCTCTGGAGAAGATGCAATTTCAACACAGACAAACGCAAGGTCCTGCTTTTGGGATACAATAACCCGCTGCAACTTAAGCTGAGAACTGACTGGCTAGAAAGCAGCTTTACAGGAAAGAGCCTGAATGTCCTGCTGAGTGATATACGAAGAATAAGTTAGCAGTGCATCCTTCCAGCAATGAAGGCCAACTGTAGCTTCTATGTTAGTAAGATCATAGCCAGAAAAACAGGGAAGGTAATTATTCCCATCTGTTTGGCATTTTGAGAAtgcatctggagttctgtgccTATTTTGGGGCTTTGTGATACAAGACAGACACTGACAGACTGGAACCAGTACAACAGGGTGTTCAGAGGGCTGCAGCGCATGATGTGTGAGGGGAGGGTGAGAGCGCAGTGTCTCTTAAGGctcagaagagaaggctgtaGTGAGATCTGTCCACTCTCACTGCCTAATACATGGTATAGAAAGGCAAAACCCACGTCCTTTTCAGGAGTGGACAGGGAGATGAACTAACAAACGTgttgcaggaaaagaaattctaGTTGGATGGAGGGCAAGTTGCACAATTCTCAGGGTATTGATCATCATCTGGCACAGGGACCCACAGAGGTTGTGAAATCACCATTCTCTGATATCCAGAGTTTAAATGCGTAAGGCCCTGAGCCATCCTGATGAGTCTTTGAAGTTAGTCCTGTTTCAGACATGGGGATTGGACCTAGGTTTGccctaaattattctgtggttCTGAGAAAGCAAATTAGTGTGGTTTTGCCATCACACAGTCTAGTGCAGTGATTGTCCCATGGTTTTCTTCTCATGTGCATATTCAGAATAGAGCTCCTGGCCATTTGTGATCCTTAAAAACAGCTTTATGggtagtgggtttttttggttgattggttggggttttttttgttttccaggagtAAATGTGTTATCCCCAGTGTTCACAGCAGCTACCAAGCACAATTTTTTTGTCTGGCTTTAAACTTGAGTAGTTCTAACTAGAAAGTTTACACTCCATGTTTTGTATGCCCTAGCTTGGTGTTGCTGAAGAAGTGCTGCTGTTAGTACTATGGCAGCTCAACCTTACTGAGCAATCTTTGCAAACACTTTATAAAGTACTTGAAAATCTTTGGATAAAAGAAGCTTTTCAAATTCAAATCACACTGATAGTCTCATATTCTTAAATGAGCTTTAAAAAGTGCTTAGTTTTGAGGGAAGTGTTCTTTTGGGATAAACATATCTTTTTATGTTTATGCCCAGAAACTTTAgcggatttttttttgtctcaaagtGGAAAGTCTCCAGCACTGTGGTGGTTTTGACACTGGGAAGGACATGCAGTTCTTAGTGCATGCTGGTAATAATCTCCTGCTGTTGATGCTTGAAAAAGAGGGATGACTTGTAGCCTGCAGCTCTCAGagatattttattctttcttcttgtaGACTGGGCTGAGTGGCAACAAATTCTCTCTGTCCAAGACTGTTCCCCTGACTAAAGTGGTCCAGAATGATACGTACACAGCTCCACCTGCACCTCCCTCTCCTATGCGGACAAAGGCCTTGACAAACATGTCCCGGACCTTAGTGACAAAGGAGGAGCCTCCAAAAGAACCAGCACCTGTTGAGGTGAGCTCAGGGAAGTGGGAGATGCTCTTTAAAGAAGTCTCTGAAACATCTGAAATTTGCTGTTCATTGGTCATGCGAGCAGCTCATTCTTACCTCCACTGTTATTTCTGGGACTTCCTCAAACTTACTCTGATAACTGCAACCCACGTCCCAAAAATTTGAAACCTGTCTAAACATCCTTTTCTTCAGAGTTTAATGAGAGACTGGGAATTCTCAGTGCATCTTGCTTCTCTCAACTTTTCTCTCTAGCATATGAGCACATGGTGCTGGAGGAATCCGTGTTACAGGGAGGTGGCAGTTGTTTGGACGCTCCTTGGTGGCTTCCATGTCACTGGGAATAGTGTTTTAACATTACTAGATATGTTGTCTTCTGTCGTCTCCTGTtagcaaggagaaaaacaggaTTTTTCCAAATACAGCTTGCTGTCCACACAAGACCTCACGAGCAATTTACTGTAGACAACCTGCTTTGAATTGCTTTGCCAAACTGCCTGCTGTTGGGTACAGGTAACCCACCAGGTGTTCCCAGGCAAGTTAAGTTCAGCATGCTCTTGAGGGGCTGGAGCCATATTTTTGGGGGTTGCTGGCTGGTCTAGAGTGCAGCAGAGACAAAGTGCTTAAAAGTGTGGGCATGACTAGAGAGTACTGTGTATGTATGCGGATTAAGTTAGTGTTGTActtggaaatgaaagagaaaagttacTTGAGAGAGAAATTGGCATGGAAAAGGGGCCCTTTTTCACCACGCAGATGAGCTGGGCTTTTGTAAGCATTGATACTTCCCATTGCTAGCTGTAGCTCTCTTCTTTGCATGTGTGTACAGGCTTTCCCAGACATCCCTTTAGTGACTTTTCTAAATgctttctctgctgtgctgtcttGCCTGCTGCATTTCTCACCTTTTTTATGTGATGCATTTGTTTGTATTAGCAGCTGGCGTTCAGTCCGTTGGAAGGCACAAAGATGACCGTAAACAATCTGCATCCTCGAGTCACAGAGGAAGACATTGTTGTGAGTTTTGCTTACTGCGGATGAGTGACGCTTCCTTCCCTTATCCTACCTCTTCTGATAAATCAGTTGATCTATGGTGAATGTGGTGAAGAGGGGTATGAGTTGGGTTTGCCTTCCTTGCAAAAAACTTTGAGGGTTCCtgattgttttggggtttgttcccttttttaaaaacatgcgTGCTTTCAGATGATGAGACAAAATCCCATTTCTAGGGTGTACTGAGATACCTGACATCACTTAGAGTTCATGCACAACGATTCTTGGTGTTCTCCTTGAACTTATGCCCCTGTCCAAATTATCTAGGCGCTTCCATTCTCAGCAGGCTGAGAATGAGCCTAGTTTTCATGCGTGACAAACGGTATAGAGTACTGGCCTTGAATTTTTCTGCTTGTGCAACCTGTATTACTAATGCCAAGTACTCATACCATAGCAAACACAATAAGACAAGTGTCAAGATTCTGCCTTGTGTTTCCTAAGCAGGATGGGTGGTGCAATTAGGAAATTCGGCCTTTCTCACCTGGTGTCTTTGAAGTGGTACCTTTGATGTGACCATGGTCATGACTAACTCTCTGCCCTCAGGAGTTATTCTGTGTGTGTGGCGCTCTGAAGCGAGCCCGGCTGGTACACCCTGGAGTGGCTGAGGTAGTCtttgtgaagaaagaagatGCTATCACAGCATATAAGAAGTACAACAACAGATGCTTAGATGGTAAGTTTGCAGCCAGAGTTGCATTTAGGATAGATAAATCAGTGATGACTTTTCCACCTCAGCAGAGGGTTTAAAAGCATCTCAGATGCTCCACATGCTGCCATGAAAGAGGAAATGCCAGAAAATCAGTTCAAGAGCTAGACAGTGTAATATGCTCCTATGTAACTAGCTGAATGTATGCATAGTTTacttaagtgaaataaaaacccaaatgttTTCCTAGAACCAGAATGCTCAAAGCTAGAGTCAGGTTCCCAGTGAGTCTGCTGGTCTAACTTCAAGATgaaaattcttttgtttctaatCCAGTGCCAAGAGCTAGACAGTCCTTAGGAAAGCTGTACCTGCTTCCAGAATAGCTGTTTGCGAAGTACAAGTAAAACTAATATTTGCAAAAGTCTCGAGGCATAGTCAGAGATGTTTTGAATTGGACTTGTAAAGCAATTAGTATGAGCTTCTCCATAAACTTTGAACAATacaatttttaatgtgaatCTACCTGCAATGTTGTTATACATTGAAATTAGCTGTTAATTTTTAGCTGGAAatagatgctttttttcctagatgAGTGACATGTTATGAATGTCAGATGAGGAGCAGACAGCTGAGAATGGGAGATTCTCTTGTGTCTCTGCGGAGAGTTTTGTACCTATATGTAACTTCTTAATTAGTGTGATTTCTGCATGTTGTACTGAGAGTTTCAGCAGCTCTTCTGTTGCTGTGATTTTGCAACAAAAGACGTATCAGATGGTCTTTCTTATGTTTCCCCAGCATGTGGAACTCTATTGCTTAGACTTTTGTGTGCTATTTCTGCAATCTTGCCTTACCACAATTCTGATAGAAGcacttttttattgtgtttctgTTTAGGTCAACCAATGAAATGCAATCTTCATATGAATGGGAATGTCATCACCTCAGACCAGCCTATATTGCTGTAAGTGTCCTTTGGGTAGGGGGAAGAACCAGACACACTTGCACATTCTGAGGAGAACCTGAGGGGAGGGAAACTGTTGGCAAATTGTTGTCccattaatattttccttcttttcctctctgtggcACTCTGAGTGCAATATGGCATGACTCCATAGTTTTCCTAGCCCTGAGATTCAAAACGAGTCTGAGATGAAGTTTTCTTGCaagaaaagtatatttaaaaacttcttCTCTAATATTGTTAAGGAGGCAACACCaataacagaaaatgcagatatagtgataaattttatttcataacaaGATgttaaatactgctttttttttaatcctccaGCCGATTGAGTGATACcccttcagtgaagaaggaaggggaaccACGCCGATCAAGTGCAAGCGCCTCCTCAAATCCCCCAGCTGAAGTGGACCCTGACACTATCTTGAAGGCACTCTTCAAatcctcaggggtctctgccTCTGTGCAGCCCacagaattcaaaattaaaCTCTGAGAAGGGGAAGCAAGCAGTGGACTGGAAAACTCATTTAAGTTGGGGAATGAGAAAAGTGCAGGAATGCAGATGTTATTTGCATTTGCCTGCCttgaaattttttgttttctatgatCGCTACCTTACTGTACAGTAGTGTTTCCTCTTGTGCGTgtactttctgttttcatagttGGAGTTTCTTCCacgattttttttccccaaaataaccaCCTCCCCCTTCTGCCAGTAATGTATTACCAATCATATACCATGTAACTCCCTCCTTTACTCCAAAGCCCCTAGTGGCCATTAAAAGTGCACATAGACATTGAGGGAAGGAGTGGTgatctcctcctcttttcttttgacCGACCTTTAACTGAAAGGTGCATCCCCTTGATTATCAACAGGCAGAACCACCACGTTGTTTCTGAAATTGCTGTGCTGGGTACAAAGTCAGGTGTGGCTCCATACAGGAACCACCATCTTGCATCTTCGACTTGTTTGCATTCAGTAGTATACTATTTCATTCTGCTGGATATTTttctgctcagcagctgtgaCGTTAAGAAGTGTGGAAAAACTGAGCTTCCTGCTGTGTATACCAGCCAACGGAGGCATCAGGCAGAAAGGACATATGCACAAGTGCACCACCTGTTGTGCTATGGGAGGGATGCTTCAACTCTGGTACTGCAgagaggtgtggggggggaagtgttCTGGCATGTGTACTATGAATCTATTAGCCCTGTAGGGTCAGACTCAGTTGCTCTCTTTCTGGACTGAGAAATAAGAATCAGGCTTATGTTCATACCTAGAGGAAATCCAAGTGTTTCACTCCTATTAGACTGTATTGCATCCTCCTGCCGATGCAGGGacgttaattttttttcttaccttctaACTTAACCCAGTCTCCTATGAAAAGGAAGGAGCTGGGGCCTTACTCAGATACTAATACATAAGCAGCAGTCTTTTCTTGCGCCTGAGAACTCGCTTTGAGAGATGTCATTTGGGAGATGTTTGGCTGCTGAGCAGGCACTCTGCTTGCATGCATGGATTTGGAGAATGACTGCTGCACTTCATGGCTTCGGGGAGAGGTTTTGGAGAGGAGAGCAGTTAGCACTCTGTAAGGAACACACAGGAGAGGAGCCTTAAGCAGGTCCCACGCAGAGCAGCATGAATGTTCCTGGGGCCAGTGAGCACCTGTGAGGAGCCACAGGCCACTAGGTGGCACTTCCAGTACTTGTTTGTTAGCACAGCGTTATTGCCATGAAGGTATCAAGTCTGTAGGTCCATTCGTTTGTATTTGTCCAAATTGTAGTATAAGAGAGGAAAGCTAAGAGCCACTTCCAGAATCTGCTTGGGGTTTGAACTTGATCCTTCTGGCTAGGAGATGAACCTAATCCATTCTATTCAGCTCTGCTGAATTTTAATGAACTCTCCATAACTGTTGTAGGTCCAGATTCCATCTCTTGGTCAACcctatgttttttcctttcttgttctgTATTAACTCTTTGCTCTATCTAGCTTGTGCAAACCATTCCTCTATCTCACTGTATCCCTTTTAGCCATGGAAATAACAGAGGACTTGGCaggacttgttttttttctggaatactCTCTTTGGTTTGGAAGCCAATGACACCATTATTGGTATGGTGCTTCACGTGAAAAGCAGATGTTTGTAGGGGAGGGGACCTAAGACAGCTATTGTTCTCCTTTTTTAGATTGCCCATCAAAcacctgtgttttaaaaaaataaatggggggagggggaggaaacaTTAGGGGTTGGAGAAGATAATGTATTATCTGTTTCTGAATAAACGTTTGTTATACGGAGAGTGGATTCTAAGCCTTTTTAGATGCTGTGAAGCAACTAAAGATAGGTGGTGGTGTTGCAACACTGAATCAGGCATGCTTTTAGAAGAACGTAGAAACTTCAAAACTGGGAATGTGATGAAGAGCAAGAGGAGTGTATGGGTGAGAGAGTTGATACTCATAAACCTTTTAATCTGGATCATTGAAATTAGTAGCTGATTCTTGCTACTAAGTGGGAGCAACTTATGTCCTCACCTAGTTCCAATTCTGTtgtcacagaaaagaaaaagaatggcctttgttattgataccctcgtaatttaaaaagtaatttcataatATACAGCTGTGAAATCAGGGTACCTGTTCTAGGTGAAGTAGGGTTCTTTCCTTATCAGATagaaagctgtgaaaatgtGAAGAGACACATATTGTGAGTGTGTATCTTGTCTCTTCTGAAGGAATAGGAAgattcaagcttttttttttactaatataTTCATGTCCATTTCAAAGCTAAATAGCAAGATGCGCTTTGCAACTTCCTGTTAAATTGTGCATTGTGTTTAGTTTATCTGTGATAAATTATGATGACATTAACATACTTCATTGGAAGAACCACTGCTTTGTTCCCTAGCTCTGTGTTCTAcggcagtatttttttttaattggtgaaGTTGGTGATTGTCTAAACACCACTCCATGATTTCTCTTACAGCAATGTCTTGGTGTGCAttgctgtttctgttctcaGCTCTCTAAAGTTATCTTAGTCTTCTAATACTTTATGTAGCTTCTTTCATTGGGCACTGAAAGAGTTATTCCTAGTCCTTTTCAAGTAGTTCACCTTGCAGCTTTCCAGTTTCTCCTGGCTGTCCTGCAATTGCCATGCTcatcttgtttgttttacaCTGAGCTCACCTACCACCTTCTGACCTCACATCTGTGCACATTTGCCCTCATGCAGCatggttatattttttttccaggttttttctGGGCTGTTAGTTTATAAACTTGCATATGAAACACTGATTGCTTGCACCAAATCAATATGGCTGGCCGGGACAGGTGGCAGGTAATTTGTAACAGCgtttctgtctttttcctttgctttttcaaaaccatGAGGAATTCTGTAGTGATGCCACAATTTGCAAGTTTGTCTAGTATATTTTCATGGGTTTTGCATGTACCATTTCTCTGATGACGTTCATTAACTCAGATATTTGGTTGAGTCAACTCTCCatatcctttcttcctttcactggCCTGTTTTCACCTTGTACATGTGTCTTCTttcaatatctttatttttggaGTAGTCCTGTCTTCTATTCAGTCAGAAATACAAGTTCCTCTGTAAAggtcatcttttttcttttcctaattaaCAAGAGTCTTTAAAAACAGTTGTTCTTACAGTTGTCTTTGAATGTTTTTACgtatctttatttcttcttttatttgccTCTCTAGGATTAAGCACACTGTCTGTCTTTGACGCTGTTCAGGtctttgttttcagaactgTTACGCCAAATGATGGCGTGTAATAAGCTTTCTTACAGAGCATCCTGTAAGATCCTCTGGAAACCGTTTAGTTACACCCAACAGTCAGGCACGGCGGGTCCCCCAGCGATGGCGGCGCCTTCCAGACGCTCAGGGATCCGTCGCCGCCATTAGCAGCGCCGCCCCGGCGCGGGGAACTACAACTCCCAGCGGCCCCCGCGCCCCACCGCTTCCCGCCGAGCTAAGATGGCGGCCcccgtggagcgtgtggttggAGCGGCGCCGGTGGGCTACACGGGTGAGGAGAGGGcgcagagcagaggggagggagcggggctggggcggcAGCGAGGTCTTTAACCGGTGCGTCGCCCGCAGCTCTGGCGGTGAAGTTCGGGGCGCGGCAGCGCTCGCCCCACTGCTTGTTGGTGAAGGAGCACCAGGTGCGGGAAGGGGCCGGCGCCGCGCACCCGCCTCGCCGCACCCTCTTCGTCCTCAACGTCCCCCCGTACTGCAGCCCGGTAAGTGGGGCTGGCGCCGGGCCGCCCATGACGGGAGGGTCCTCACCggtggcgggggcggggggcctGGAGGCCGAGGGCATCGCCTCGGGAGCGTGGGGCCGTGGGCAGAGGAGCCAGGCGTGCCGCGGGGCGGCTGAGGGGTCGTGCTGGAGAGCCCCCCGGTGCGCTCTGTGCCCCGTGCgtgagaggaggggagaagaatCGCTCCTGCGTTTCTGTACCGCTTGTTCTCTCTTATTTTCTGCGTTAAGGACTCTCTGTCTAGGCTGTTCGCCCGCTGCGGGCACGTCCAGTCTGTGGACATCTGTGAcaagccagggctgggagagaaaaaagaaaaagtgacgTCAAAATTCTTCAACCGCAAAACTGTAACGGTaaagctggagggggaggggggagtaCTCATATTTTAGTGGTCAGAATGGGAAAAGATAGCAAGTGCTGAGCGGTGCTATTTGGAACATGAGATATGGGAAAATATTTGGGGGCACTGGGTGACGTGATTACTTATTAAAGTTtacaatatctttttttttgctatccCACTGCAACTTGtggcttaatttttattttattttatttgtacttCAGCTCCTCACTGCATCACCTATTTTCCCAATGTATCTGACTAGACTAggtgtctttttctttcagggaTTTCAAGTAGCCTACGTGGTGTTCAGGAAACCAGCAGGTGTCCAGGCAGCCAAGGCCCTGGCACGAGAAGGTCCCTTGCTCATATCAACAGAGAGTCACCCTGTGAAAACCGGCATTAGCAGTAAGTCAGCCCTAGCTGTCTTCCTGCTAGCTAGTGCCAGGGAAGAACTATACTTATTCCTTGCTGAATCCTACCCTGCATATCCAAGGTTAATTCTCACCATTTTGTACTGAGCCAGGAGACATCCAGTGTTTCATTGTCCTGCTTTTACTGTTCACAAAGTAGCAATCTTCTTGTACCAGATGTTGTAGTCTGGTCCAGTGAACCTGTGGGAGAATGGGATCACTTGGTACAATGGAAGGGTAGTTTTTCCTAATGTTATCACATAGGTTCAGAGAAACTGGCTGTGTCTTGCCCTCAAAATGGAAGTCCAGCTGAATAACAGGCACCTTGGCAGGAACGCAGCCCTGAATGTTGCACCTCTTGGACTTAAGGCTAGCCCACTCCTGCTTGACAAAGTTGCAAGCTCTTCCCATGGCTTCCTGGCTGTGGCCCGGGCCGTGAGTCGGTTGAGCTGTGGCAGTGGGGAGGCTGAACAGAAAGAGGAACAGACTGTGTCCATCTCCACAGCAGCTCTCTCTAGAGCTGCCCAAAGGCATCACACTTGTGCTTGCTTCTAACAGAGGCTACTGCTGACTTCTGCCCTCTCTGTCTCAGAGTGGATTGACAGCTATGCGGCCTCAGTCGTGGATCCAGAGGAGCTGAAGGCTGAGGTGGATGCCTACATGCAAGACTATGACAAAAAGATAGAAGAGgtgaggctgggctggggagggaaccCAGCTAAGCagtttggggaggggaaaggaagagagcagaTCTCTCAGTGCCCAGGCTTCAGTGGAAAGGGCAGAGGGAAACACACCGGCTGTCAAGGTTGGTTTACTCCCAGTTGCTGGTGGGCCGTCAGGTCCTGGTTTGGTCCATAACACCTGACCCTTCCACCCAGGGCTTACAATAAGTATCCACAAATAAATTGGGTCCTGGCTGGCGTGGAGTGTTGTGACTGAGAGTTGAGTGCATGCGCCCTTAGTCCCACACCTTCCTTCAAACCTTGTGCggaagcaggagctggagcttTGCATGTGTGTAAGGGGGACTGTGGAGGAGTCGTGCATCAGGCTGGCTGGCAGCCTGTCTGCACTGAGCTGTCTCATGTTCCTGACTTTACAGGAAGAAGCCAAAGCGGCCAAGGAGGAGGGCGTTCCGGATGAGGAGGGTTGGGTGAAGGTAACACGGAAGGGCCGGAAGCCTGGCCTGCCCCGGACAGAGGCTGCCAACCTGCGGGTGCTGGagagggagaagcagaaaagagcCCGCAAAGAGCTGCTCAACTTCTATGCCTGGCAGCATCGTGAGACCAAGAGAGAGCGTGAGTGTCTGAGTCTCATCCTATCCCTGCCCGTGTCACTTGTCTCTCACACTGTGGCCCAAAGGGtgtcctttttccttcagtggaGGCTATGTCTGTCCAGCTGCAGGTGACCAGTTGGCTGGGTGGTTGTGCCAATGGCCTTGCCATCTCTTGGGGACCCCTTGCCACTTGTCTTAGCAAGGGCTGCTGGAATATTTTGCAGGAGGGTGTGCAGGTTGTGGCTTTCCAATAGATGTTTCTTCAGTCAGCATAAAAGCAGCGACTTAGAGGGAAAACTAGCCTGTTTCCTCCCcaggagggagctgcagcactgctggagaTGAACAGCCAGAGCTCCAGCTTGGCCCTCAGCCCAGGCGCAAAAGGACGGGCTCTGGGAAGCATGTGCTCGCAGATGTCGACTGAGCCCTTCCTGGTGTGTGGAACTGAAACTCCCCAGGAGAGGGAGATATGCTGCTCCCATGTGACTTGTCCtctttctgcctgtttcagACATTGCCCAGTTGAGGAAGAAATTTGAGGAGGACAAGCAGAGAATTGCCCTGATGCGAGCCCAGCGCAAGTTTCGGCCATACTGAGCTGGACTGAGCTATTTCCTTGGATGCCTGTGctggagagggcaggagagatgctcaTGGACTCTGTGTACCAAAGGATTTCAAGGGATTGAGGCAGCTTCAGGTTGTCCCTGTCTGAAACAGGAGATTGCAGCAACCACTGCTGGAGGGGGAATTTTCTTCATTCGCACTGGTATCCTGCTCTCCCAGCCATCTTCCAGCCTTGTGGcaccacttcccaggaagctcATGTCAAGGGGCTGAGGTACTTCCTGTGACAAGCTCTATGTCCCTGCCACCCAAGGCCCTCCTAAAGCTTGGTGAGAGCTGGGATTGACCTAGCACAGCTTCTGCAGGGGCAGGGAATGGCTGAAGAACTGTAAATAAACTGCTGCTATGTTCTCAAAACAGGGGAAtgcctttctcttccttggTCTGCTcggaggggtgggaggggacagctTCTTGTGTGCTGGGGTGGTGATTAAAGTCATGGCTTGTGTGCCAGTGTTCCTTTCCATGTGTTATCTAGGGGTGAGTAAGAAGAGAAGTGACCTTGGGAAAAGCCCACCTGGGAAGTTCCCAGACCTGTTGTCACAGGCAATGATCAGTGGTGTAGTACAGAGCCCTACCGCTTCCCTCAGTGTTTTTCTCTCAGCCAGGTGTTGAGGTGCCCCGTCTTCTAGCTCTGTGTGGACCTCTACAGCCATGCCTAGCCTGGGCTGTGGGAACTTGCCATCACTGTCACTAGAACAATGTTTTTGTACTGCCTACATAACATTTGTGCTGCCTTGGACTTAATGATTGTCCACCCCAGCACACTCTGATCAGAAAGGGGCTGTAACCCACCCATCCCCAggcttttacatttattttactgcttgcAGCCTCGATACGGGTGTCACTGTGAACGTAAGGTGGAAATGCCAGTAAATTCCAGAGCTGGGTTAAAACTGATTTACCCTCCCCTAGAAAACCCACTGCAAATGCAGCTTCCGTTGCATAGGGAGAGCACCAGGCCTGCTTACTTCAGTTGGCTTTTTGTATCAATTTAACTAGGAGGCAGATGGATCCTTAATACACTGTTATCTAAAGCAGACTGCATGTAGAAATCACTGCCTCCTAAGATTGGCATTTTAGCTGCCTGCGTGAGCATCCCAAAAGAAAGGAGGTTCACTCTCCTGTACAGTCAAGAAGACAAGAGTTAACAGCAGATCAATCTTTATTTAGATGGACAGCAATAATCTGCCAACTTTTCCATTATTAATAGTTCTCCCAGCTGCTTCATCTAGGGGATTAGTGACTCATTCCCTAGGAGTTCATTAAAATGGCCTTCTGTGCCTAGGTGAGCTCTTATTTAAGCcgatttaaaaagcagcagctctcacAGTAGAACAGAGACACTGAGGCCCTCTGAGCTCAGGCACTTGTGGAAGCAAGCAGAGGAGGACAACACTTCCCTGGTTTTTCAGTAGGTCTAATCCTGGGAGAGGCTGGTCACCCCACCCTCAGGGAGGAGGTATGATGAGCCACCCATCTCTTGCAACATCAcagctggtgctgctgttcCCACAGAGGATGCCCCTGCCTGCATTCATGCTCCATTCCAGGGTGCAAGTTAGGAGCAAGCAAGGGGAAGGCTGCTCTGGGCAGCCATCACTGTACT of the Grus americana isolate bGruAme1 chromosome 1, bGruAme1.mat, whole genome shotgun sequence genome contains:
- the POLDIP3 gene encoding polymerase delta-interacting protein 3 isoform X2, whose translation is MADLSLDELIRKRGVTVKGRLNTRPVFGGVRSRIGVQQNLLNRSSPAVSFQRTFDARQKIGLTDARHKLGVKDAREKLVQKDARFKIKGKVQDAREMLNSRKQQSVAAEKVTKVVDAREKISLKRSTPAAISPTMGTVNPAMKITKTIQQKAPVPGHSHPAGMRINVVNNHTHKQGLYDVEDDDESVSPLTSKQMKITTTNSFLHNATGLSGNKFSLSKTVPLTKVVQNDTYTAPPAPPSPMRTKALTNMSRTLVTKEEPPKEPAPVELAFSPLEGTKMTVNNLHPRVTEEDIVELFCVCGALKRARLVHPGVAEVVFVKKEDAITAYKKYNNRCLDGQPMKCNLHMNGNVITSDQPILLRLSDTPSVKKEGEPRRSSASASSNPPAEVDPDTILKALFKSSGVSASVQPTEFKIKL
- the POLDIP3 gene encoding polymerase delta-interacting protein 3 isoform X1, with the translated sequence MADLSLDELIRKRGVTVKGRLNTRPVFGGVRSRIGVQQNLLNRSSPAVSFQRTFDARQKIGLTDARHKLGVKDAREKLVQKDARFKIKGKVQDAREMLNSRKQQSVAAEKVTKVVDAREKISLKRSTPAAISPTMGTVNPAMKITKTIQQKAPVPGHSHPAGMRINVVNNHTHKQGLYDVEDDDESVSPLTSKQMKITTTNSFLHNATGLSGNKFSLSKTVPLTKVVQNDTYTAPPAPPSPMRTKALTNMSRTLVTKEEPPKEPAPVEQLAFSPLEGTKMTVNNLHPRVTEEDIVELFCVCGALKRARLVHPGVAEVVFVKKEDAITAYKKYNNRCLDGQPMKCNLHMNGNVITSDQPILLRLSDTPSVKKEGEPRRSSASASSNPPAEVDPDTILKALFKSSGVSASVQPTEFKIKL
- the POLDIP3 gene encoding polymerase delta-interacting protein 3 isoform X4, translating into MADLSLDELIRKRGVTVKGRLNTRPVFGGVRSRIGVQQNLLNRSSPAVSFQRTFDARQKIGLTDARHKLGVKDAREKLVQKDARFKIKGKVQDAREMLNSRKQQSVAAEKVTKVVDAREKISLKRSTPAAISPTMGTVNPAMKITKTIQQKAPVPGHSHPAGMRINVVNNHTHKQGLYDVEDDDESVSPLTSKQMKITTTNSFLHNALAFSPLEGTKMTVNNLHPRVTEEDIVELFCVCGALKRARLVHPGVAEVVFVKKEDAITAYKKYNNRCLDGQPMKCNLHMNGNVITSDQPILLRLSDTPSVKKEGEPRRSSASASSNPPAEVDPDTILKALFKSSGVSASVQPTEFKIKL
- the POLDIP3 gene encoding polymerase delta-interacting protein 3 isoform X3, with translation MADLSLDELIRKRGVTVKGRLNTRPVFGGVRSRIGVQQNLLNRSSPAVSFQRTFDARQKIGLTDARHKLGVKDAREKLVQKDARFKIKGKVQDAREMLNSRKQQSVAAEKVTKVVDAREKISLKRSTPAAISPTMGTVNPAMKITKTIQQKAPVPGHSHPAGMRINVVNNHTHKQGLYDVEDDDESVSPLTSKQMKITTTNSFLHNAQLAFSPLEGTKMTVNNLHPRVTEEDIVELFCVCGALKRARLVHPGVAEVVFVKKEDAITAYKKYNNRCLDGQPMKCNLHMNGNVITSDQPILLRLSDTPSVKKEGEPRRSSASASSNPPAEVDPDTILKALFKSSGVSASVQPTEFKIKL
- the RRP7A gene encoding ribosomal RNA-processing protein 7 homolog A is translated as MAAPVERVVGAAPVGYTALAVKFGARQRSPHCLLVKEHQVREGAGAAHPPRRTLFVLNVPPYCSPDSLSRLFARCGHVQSVDICDKPGLGEKKEKVTSKFFNRKTVTGFQVAYVVFRKPAGVQAAKALAREGPLLISTESHPVKTGISKWIDSYAASVVDPEELKAEVDAYMQDYDKKIEEEEAKAAKEEGVPDEEGWVKVTRKGRKPGLPRTEAANLRVLEREKQKRARKELLNFYAWQHRETKREHIAQLRKKFEEDKQRIALMRAQRKFRPY